A window from Acidobacteriota bacterium encodes these proteins:
- the ileS gene encoding isoleucine--tRNA ligase gives MPDWKETLNLPRTGFRMKAGLPATEPDAIARWEEKDLYGRIRERRRGAPRYVLHDGPPYANGEIHVGTALNKILKDFIVRARTMAGFDAPYVPGWDCHGLPIELRVDRELGKRKRDMSVADVRRECRRYAERYIDIQRAGFKRLGVLGDWAAPYQTMRYAYQATIVRALGRFVEQGLVYRGKKPVHWCIGCRTALAEAEVEYEPHRSPSIFVEFPLSTGSEPARRALAPALADRAAGVLIWTTTPWTIPSNLAVAFHPEVTYGAYATTTQDGRAGAIILAEPLADRVAEQIGRVLGAPLATFRGADLEGLRFRHPLYDRDSIAVLADYVTLEQGTGAVHTAPGHGADDFHTGVKYGLDVYAPVGPGGRFADDVGLFGGMGVFESNPRVEAALAERGRLWGRSDVEHSYPHCWRCHKPVIFLATSQWFIALDRGRLRQRALDAIARVRWFPAWGEERIRNMVANRPDWCISRQRSWGVPIPALYCTSCGEAMLTTALTEQAATIFEKHGADAWYERDLDEFLPPDFACPSCESRNFERERDILDVWFDSGSSHEAVLDQRPDLEWPATLYLEGSDQHRGWFHSSLLVGLGTRGAAPFREVLTHGFVVDAAGHKMSKSIGNIIDPKTIIKRYGAEILRLWVAMVDYREEVRLGNEILARVVEAYRKIRNTLRILVANLFDFDPVADRVPVADLEEVDRYALARYGEIGCTVLAAYERYEFQPIAHAVNHFLTVDLSAFYVDISKDRLYTFARRSKARRSAQTAIYTMTDGLARLLAPILPVTTDDLWRFLPGAREDSVHLADLPADCEALVDRELLARWQRLLALRDAVNVELERLRQEKTVGTSLEAGVSVRANGSTAELAERYAADLATLFITSDVSVAPDPDLPLDADAATAAGTRFTEPGGAAIIEAQRAGGVRCDRCWRYVPSVSHGDPAGLCTRCVDALSEAMESVG, from the coding sequence ATGCCCGACTGGAAAGAGACTCTGAACCTGCCGCGGACCGGCTTTCGGATGAAGGCCGGGCTGCCCGCCACCGAGCCGGACGCGATCGCCCGCTGGGAGGAGAAGGATCTGTACGGCCGGATCCGGGAGCGGCGGCGCGGCGCGCCCCGTTACGTGCTCCACGATGGGCCCCCGTACGCCAACGGCGAGATCCACGTCGGCACCGCGCTGAACAAGATCCTGAAGGACTTCATCGTCCGGGCCCGCACGATGGCCGGCTTCGACGCGCCCTACGTGCCCGGCTGGGACTGCCACGGGCTGCCGATAGAGCTGCGGGTGGACCGCGAGCTGGGCAAGCGCAAGCGGGACATGAGCGTGGCCGACGTGCGCCGGGAGTGCCGGCGGTACGCGGAGCGCTACATCGACATTCAGCGCGCCGGCTTCAAGCGTCTCGGCGTGCTCGGCGACTGGGCCGCGCCGTACCAGACGATGCGCTATGCCTACCAGGCGACCATCGTCCGCGCGCTGGGCCGGTTCGTCGAGCAGGGCCTCGTCTACCGCGGCAAGAAACCGGTGCACTGGTGCATAGGGTGCCGCACGGCGCTGGCCGAAGCCGAAGTCGAGTACGAACCCCACCGGTCGCCGTCGATCTTCGTGGAGTTCCCGCTCTCCACCGGGAGCGAGCCGGCGCGGCGCGCACTGGCGCCGGCCCTGGCCGACCGCGCCGCGGGGGTGCTGATCTGGACGACGACGCCGTGGACCATTCCGTCGAACCTCGCCGTCGCCTTTCACCCCGAGGTGACCTACGGGGCATACGCGACCACGACGCAGGACGGAAGGGCGGGCGCCATCATTCTGGCCGAGCCGCTGGCCGACCGCGTCGCCGAGCAGATCGGCCGGGTGCTGGGAGCTCCGCTCGCGACGTTCCGGGGAGCCGACCTGGAGGGACTGCGGTTCCGGCATCCGCTGTACGACCGCGACTCGATCGCGGTACTGGCCGACTACGTGACCCTCGAGCAGGGCACGGGAGCCGTGCACACCGCGCCGGGGCACGGGGCCGACGACTTCCATACGGGTGTCAAGTACGGCCTGGACGTCTACGCGCCGGTCGGACCGGGAGGTCGTTTCGCGGACGATGTGGGTCTATTCGGCGGAATGGGCGTCTTCGAGTCCAACCCGCGGGTGGAAGCCGCCCTCGCCGAGCGGGGCCGGCTCTGGGGCCGCTCCGATGTGGAGCACTCGTACCCCCACTGCTGGCGCTGCCACAAACCGGTCATCTTCCTCGCCACCTCGCAGTGGTTCATCGCGCTCGACCGGGGCCGACTGCGGCAGCGGGCGCTCGACGCCATCGCGCGAGTCAGGTGGTTTCCCGCCTGGGGAGAAGAGCGGATCCGCAACATGGTGGCCAACCGACCCGACTGGTGCATCTCGCGGCAGCGGTCGTGGGGCGTGCCGATTCCGGCCCTCTACTGCACGTCGTGCGGCGAGGCGATGCTGACGACGGCCCTGACCGAGCAGGCGGCCACGATCTTCGAGAAGCACGGCGCCGACGCCTGGTACGAGCGGGACCTCGACGAGTTCCTGCCGCCGGACTTCGCCTGCCCGTCGTGCGAGAGCCGGAACTTCGAGCGCGAGCGCGACATTCTCGACGTCTGGTTCGACTCGGGTTCGAGCCACGAGGCCGTGCTCGACCAGAGACCGGATCTTGAGTGGCCCGCCACCCTCTACCTGGAGGGTTCGGACCAGCACCGGGGCTGGTTCCACAGCTCGCTGCTCGTCGGGCTCGGCACGCGCGGCGCGGCGCCCTTCCGGGAGGTCCTGACCCACGGCTTCGTCGTCGACGCGGCAGGGCACAAGATGTCGAAGTCGATCGGCAACATCATCGATCCCAAGACCATCATCAAGCGCTACGGCGCGGAGATCCTTCGACTCTGGGTGGCGATGGTCGACTACCGCGAGGAGGTGCGCCTCGGGAACGAGATCCTGGCGCGCGTAGTCGAGGCGTACCGCAAGATCCGGAACACGCTGCGGATTCTGGTGGCCAACCTGTTCGACTTCGACCCGGTCGCCGACCGCGTGCCGGTCGCCGACCTCGAAGAGGTGGACCGTTACGCCCTGGCGCGCTACGGGGAGATCGGCTGCACCGTCCTCGCCGCCTACGAGCGCTACGAGTTCCAGCCGATCGCGCACGCCGTGAACCATTTCCTCACCGTCGACCTGAGTGCGTTCTACGTCGACATCTCCAAGGATCGGCTCTACACGTTCGCGCGGCGGTCGAAGGCGCGGCGGTCGGCGCAGACGGCGATCTACACGATGACCGACGGGCTCGCGCGACTGCTCGCTCCCATCCTGCCGGTGACCACCGACGACCTCTGGCGTTTCTTGCCCGGCGCGCGCGAGGACAGCGTGCACCTGGCGGATCTGCCGGCGGACTGCGAAGCGCTGGTGGACCGCGAGCTGCTCGCCCGCTGGCAACGGCTGCTGGCCCTGCGCGACGCCGTCAACGTCGAGCTCGAGCGGCTCCGCCAGGAGAAGACGGTCGGCACTTCGCTGGAGGCCGGCGTCTCGGTGCGCGCGAACGGGTCGACGGCCGAGCTCGCCGAACGGTACGCCGCCGACCTGGCTACCTTGTTCATCACGTCCGACGTCTCGGTTGCGCCGGATCCGGATCTCCCGCTCGACGCGGACGCGGCAACCGCCGCCGGCACCCGGTTCACCGAGCCGGGGGGCGCGGCGATCATCGAGGCGCAGCGCGCCGGAGGCGTCAGGTGCGACCGCTGCTGGCGCTACGTGCCGTCGGTGAGCCACGGCGACCCGGCCGGCCTGTGCACCCGTTGCGTCGATGCGTTGTCGGAGGCCATGGAAAGTGTCGGCTGA